The following coding sequences are from one Tachysurus vachellii isolate PV-2020 chromosome 7, HZAU_Pvac_v1, whole genome shotgun sequence window:
- the LOC132848565 gene encoding uncharacterized protein LOC132848565 → MQLCKYTKQLQLCEYTLKEYIEDHLPEDTSHILKKIVKEVLYSLNALHGHDTKVLHRRNPNITGKARLADFGISRRLKLGETTCRTNLAGKYWKARETLEEDINSGYKRSSDIQDELCE, encoded by the exons ATGCAACTttgtaaatacacaaaacaacttcaactttgtgaatACACACTGAAGGAATACATTGAAGACCATTTGCCAGAAGACACTTCTCACATCCTGAAGAAAATTGTAAAAGAAGTTCTTTATAGCTTAAATGCTCTTCACGGCCATGACACCAAAGTGCTTCACCGTAGGAATCCTA ATATAACCGGAAAGGCAAGACTAGCTGATTTCGGCATAAGTCGAAGACTGAAGTTGGGGGAGACGACTTGCCGCACTAATCTTGCTGGAAAGTACTGGAAAGCCAGAGAGACGCTTGAAGAGGACATTAACAGTGGCTACAAGAGGAGTTCTGACATTcag GATGAGCTGTGTGAGTGA
- the LOC132847954 gene encoding uncharacterized protein LOC132847954 — protein sequence MLIYYILSRGHHPFGTGARCESNILDGKYSLEHVDDELAKDLVKWMISHEPKDRPNVEETLRHPFFWPNKDKLDYLDKLGNEKEVENCRNAGPDLLSAIEAVTAGKSFLDWKTKLPAELVQKLDGRKKTYPENTLGLLRFIRNLHQHYSDDAKNLNLMTLFPDLFETVFMFAKTRGWTTAMEFMLEIPET from the exons ATGTTAATATATTACATCCTCTCCCGTGGACATCATCCATTTGGCACAGGCGCTCGATGTGAGAGTAACATTCTTGATGGGAAGTACTCTTTGGAACACGTGGACGATGAACTGGCAAAGGACCTGGTGAAGTGGATGATCAGTCATGAACCAAAGGACAGACCTAATGTAGAGGAAACCCTTCGCCACCCATTCTTTTGGCCAAATAAAGA TAAATTGGACTACTTAGACAAGCTGGGTAATGAAAAGGAAGTAGAAAACTGCCGCAACGCTGGCCCAGACCTCCTTTCTGCTATAGAGGCTGTTACAGCAGGGAAAAGTTTCTTAGACTGGAAAACAAAA TTACCTGCTGAGCTTGTGCAAAAATTGGATGGTAGGAAAAAGACCTACCCAGAGAACACACTTGGTCTGCTGCGCTTCATAAGGAATCTGCATCAGCATTA CTCTGATGATGCCAAGAATTTAAATTTGATGACGTTATTCCCTGACCTTTTTGAAACTGTTTTCATGTTTGCCAAAACGAGAGGGTGGACCACTGCGATGGAATTTATGCTTGAGATACCGGAGACATGA
- the LOC132848564 gene encoding uncharacterized protein LOC132848564: MAFQIQWSIPVPVPVEVTPRKTHQLIQCIVDSNAKKLKKLVSKSNINGLYSSAIWNDDVSLLTAAVVCGNEEICNFLLREKADPNILSTNRLTSLHYAANTPGVPLNIVRRLIAAKANPDGHQQQPFTPLQFAASNDRLDVIEALIKAGANPERNYGKGFVDLDEKVENLINRLPAGNEAVEKCKMFFTFAAMVPRKTQSEVFNFCREHFFEEHPLTHMLLFERYFNVVGPSAEQYQQSSTKWLKNSMKTEIYINGFIERFPRIPIEHRIMSLNSLHAVICMMREISPQIFNAVVPILNKCLVPSTVQGNVFNHLILSILYVTMDKSSKQKPAAESLHSDVLEKLCDALMPFTNPNFSTEVSRLTYCLFADLHKFVPEHINSCGVTSVPERVLHAVDIGPDDAIKEKLHKLDTNLRNPQISSTVDCMGEVADRMPSKKKKKRKKKKDNQQDIISKEDSDTAKTSVQESSVHPYATHTEDLPVKRNWLSLSQRWKPKLEKLANLPASKVYHLGNLTIGNSSEFEIAKGSDGTRVFLGLRDDGTEVAVKRMYRSEYQGLKNEEQFLRLPQLDNPCIVRYVDFAEDEHFGYLALQLCEYTLNEYIEDHLPEDTSQQLQVLKKIVKEVLYSLNALHGHDTKVLHRDIKPQNVLIDITGKARLADFGISRRLKLGETTCRTNPAGTKYWKARETLEEDINSGYKRSSDIQVAGMLIYYILSRGHHPFGTGPRCESNILDGKYSLEHVEDELAKDLVKWMISHEPKDRPNVEETLRHPFFWPNKDKLDYLDKLGNEKEVENCRNAGPDLLSAIEAVTAGESFLDWKTKLPAELVQKLDGRKKTYPENTLGLLRFLRNLHQHYSDDAKNLNLMTLFPDLFETVFMFAKTRGWTTSMEFMLEIPET, encoded by the exons ATGGCATTCCAAATACAATGGTCCattcctgttcctgttcctgtcGAAGTTACTCCAAGGAAAACACATCAATTAATACAGTGCATTGTTGACAGCAACgcaaagaaattaaagaaactTGTTAGTAAATCCAATATTAATGGACTGTACTCTTCAGCAATCTGGAATGATGATGTTTCCCTCCTGACTGCAGCAGTTGTATGTGGGAATGAAGAGATTTGTAACTTTCTACTGAGAGAAAAAGCTGATCCCAACATACTATCCACAAATCGCCTAACATCTCTGCACTATGCTGCAAATACTCCAGGAGTTCCACTGAATATTGTGAGAAGATTAATAGCTGCAAAAGCTAATCCAGATGGTCATCAACAACAACCATTTACACCATTACAGTTTGCTGCCAGTAATGACAGACTGGATGTGATTGAAGCACTTATAAAAGCTGGTGCAAACCCTGAAAGAAATTATGGGAAGGGATTTGTGGATTTGGATGAAAAAGTAGAGAATCTTATTAATAGATTACCTGCAGGAAATGAAGCTGtagaaaaatgcaaaatgtttttcacttttGCTGCTATGGTTCCCAGAAAAACTCAGTCAGAGGTTTTTAACTTCTGTAGGGAACATTTTTTTGAGGAGCATCCTCTTACCCATATGCTACTTTTTGAAAGATATTTTAATGTTGTGGGACCATCAGCAGAACAGTATCAACAGAGTAGCACAAAGTGGTTGAAAAACTCAATGAAAACAGAGATCTACATCAACGGATTCATTGAGCGCTTTCCCAGAATTCCTATTGAACATAGGATAATGTCACTTAACAGCTTACATGCTGTAATATGCATGATGAGAGAAATTTCCCCTCAAATATTTAATGCAGTCGTACCCATTTTGAACAAGTGTTTAGTGCCTAGTACAGTGCAGGGAAATGTGTTCAACCACCTAATACTAAGTATTCTTTATGTGACTATGGACAAGTCCTCAAAGCAAAAGCCTGCTGCTGAAAGTCTTCACTCTGATGTGCTTGAAAAGTTATGCGATGCACTTATGCCTTTCACCAATCCTAACTTTTCAACTGAGGTCAGCAGACTTACTTACTGTTTATTTGCTGACCTACACAAGTTTGTCCCAGAGCACATTAACTCATGTGGAGTAACCTCAGTGCCTGAAAGAGTTCTTCATGCTGTAGATATAGGACCAGATGATGCAATTAAAGAAAAACTCCACAAACTGGACACAAATCTCAGAAATCCCCAAATCTCAAGCACTGTAGATTGCATGGGTGAAGTAGCAGACAGAATGCcatcaaagaagaaaaaaaaaagaaaaaaaaagaaagacaatcaACAAGACATTATCTCAAAAGAAGATTCTGATACTGCAAAAACATCAGTTCAGGAGTCTAGTGTGCATCCATATGCAACACACACTGAGGATTTACCAGTTAAAAGAAATTGGCTTTCATTGAGTCAACGTTGGAAGCCCAAGCTAGAGAAGCTTGCTAACCTACCAGCAAGTAAGGTTTATCACCTGGGGAATCTTACAATTGGCAATAGTTCTGAATTTGAGATCGCTAAAGGAAGTGATGGAACTCGTGTTTTTCTTGGTCTGAGAGATGATGGCACTGAGGTAGCTGTCAAACGAATGTACAGGTCCGAATATCAAGGCCTCAAAAATGAAGAGCAATTTTTACGGCTTCCTCAGCTTGATAATCCTTGTATTGTGCGCTATGTGGACTTTGCAGAGGATGAACATTTTGGATATCTTGCTCTTCAACTTTGTGAATACACACTGAACGAATACATTGAAGACCATTTGCCAGAAGACACTTCTCAGCAGCTACAGGTCCTGAAGAAAATTGTAAAAGAAGTGCTTTATAGCTTAAATGCTCTTCACGGCCATGACACCAAAGTGCTTCACCGAGATATCAAACCACAGAATGTTCTGATTG ATATAACCGGAAAGGCAAGACTAGCTGATTTCGGCATAAGTCGAAGACTGAAGTTGGGGGAGACGACTTGCCGCACTAATCCTGCTGGAACAAAGTACTGGAAAGCCAGAGAGACGCTTGAAGAGGACATTAACAGTGGCTACAAGAGGAGTTCTGACATTcag GTGGCAGGAATGTTAATATATTACATCCTCTCCCGTGGACATCATCCATTTGGCACAGGCCCTCGATGTGAGAGTAACATTCTTGATGGGAAGTACTCTTTGGAACACGTGGAGGATGAACTGGCAAAGGACCTGGTGAAGTGGATGATCAGTCATGAACCAAAGGACAGACCTAATGTAGAGGAAACCCTTCGCCACCCATTCTTTTGGCCAAATAAAGA TAAATTGGACTACTTAGACAAGCTGGGTAATGAAAAGGAAGTAGAAAACTGCCGCAACGCTGGCCCAGACCTCCTTTCTGCTATAGAGGCTGTTACAGCAGGGGAAAGTTTCTTAGACTGGAAAACAAAA TTACCTGCTGAGCTTGTGCAAAAATTGGATGGTAGGAAAAAGACCTACCCAGAGAACACACTTGGTCTGCTGCGCTTCTTAAGGAATCTGCATCAGCATTA CTCTGATGATGCCAAGAATTTAAATTTGATGACGTTATTCCCTGACCTTTTTGAAACTGTTTTCATGTTTGCCAAAACGAGAGGGTGGACCACTTCGATGGAATTTATGCTTGAGATACCGGAGACATGA